One stretch of Girardinichthys multiradiatus isolate DD_20200921_A chromosome 2, DD_fGirMul_XY1, whole genome shotgun sequence DNA includes these proteins:
- the gabarapl2 gene encoding gamma-aminobutyric acid receptor-associated protein-like 2, whose amino-acid sequence MKWMFKEDHSLEHRCVESAKIRNKYPDRVPVIVEKVSGSQIVDIDKRKYLVPSDITVAQFMWIIRKRIQLPSEKAIFLFVDKTVPQSSLTMGQLYDKEKDEDGFLYVAYSGENTFGFEAFCAARG is encoded by the exons ATGAAATGGATGTTTAAAGAGGACCATTCCCTCG AGCACCGATGTGTGGAGTCAGCCAAAATACGCAACAAATACCCGGACAGAGTACCG GTGATCGTGGAGAAGGTCTCCGGCTCTCAGATTGTCGACATTGATAAGAGGAAGTACCTGGTGCCTTCGGACATTACGGTGGCCCAGTTCATGTGGATCATTCGGAAACGCATCCAGCTGCCTTCAGAGAAAGCCATCTTCCTGTTTGTTGACAAAACGGTTCCCCAGTCCAG TCTGACGATGGGCCAGCTGTACGACAAGGAGAAGGATGAAGACGGCTTTCTGTATGTGGCCTACAGCGGAGAAAACACGTTCGGGTTTGAAGCCTTCTGTGCAGCACGTGGTTAA